The proteins below come from a single Nostoc sp. KVJ3 genomic window:
- a CDS encoding ATP-binding protein: MLMSASSDFIALCREQIALLTQGLGATLSIVYLTQELVETPSGEAKLIPVVIYPETALLPPGEETAEATVHKQLQVGNVFILPNDRRRLLTAGSQSPTSSQESETSQPHLKEEYLFSGNQIVLPLVYEGVMMGLLVTGRQDRAWNEHEESQIQRIAQTLAIACILDQRRAWFEQQLREQQILQEKQRDLLDNLLHQFRNPLTALRTFGKLLLKRLRPADTNRNVASSIVRESDRLQELLQQFDQVIDLTEADLAPLHLPEHEVFVEATIQKSAKPPLLLPGTGDKAVDCSLPDILEPLLISAKAIAQERKLKLITEIKQNSPPVRANIKALQEVLTNIIDNALKYTPTGGKISIQAGQEKANFQGIAIGDNGPGIPPEDLEHLGERHYRGVQAQTEIPGTGLGLAIAKQLIEQMQGEIEVFSPAINSQLTSPNAPGTTFIIWLPEVEN, from the coding sequence ATGTTAATGTCTGCCAGTTCCGATTTTATTGCTCTGTGTCGAGAGCAAATAGCACTGCTAACCCAGGGGCTGGGAGCAACTTTAAGTATTGTGTACCTGACACAAGAATTGGTAGAGACTCCTTCAGGTGAGGCCAAACTGATTCCTGTGGTAATTTACCCAGAAACAGCATTATTACCTCCAGGGGAAGAGACTGCTGAAGCGACAGTGCATAAGCAACTTCAAGTTGGAAATGTGTTTATATTACCCAACGATCGCAGAAGGTTATTGACAGCCGGTTCACAATCTCCAACCTCATCACAGGAGTCTGAAACATCTCAACCCCATTTAAAAGAGGAATACCTCTTTAGTGGGAATCAAATTGTTTTACCTCTGGTTTATGAGGGTGTGATGATGGGATTATTGGTAACGGGTAGGCAAGACCGAGCATGGAATGAACATGAGGAAAGTCAGATTCAACGGATAGCCCAAACATTAGCGATCGCTTGTATTTTAGATCAACGCCGAGCATGGTTTGAGCAGCAGTTGCGCGAGCAACAAATTCTCCAAGAGAAACAGCGCGATTTGCTGGATAACCTGTTGCATCAGTTTCGTAATCCATTAACAGCGTTGCGGACTTTTGGTAAACTGCTGTTGAAGCGGCTGCGACCAGCAGACACCAACCGGAATGTAGCAAGTAGTATTGTGCGGGAAAGCGATCGCCTCCAAGAATTGCTGCAACAATTCGATCAAGTAATAGACTTGACAGAGGCAGATTTAGCACCACTACATCTGCCCGAACATGAAGTATTTGTGGAAGCAACTATCCAAAAATCCGCTAAACCGCCGCTATTATTACCGGGAACGGGAGATAAAGCAGTTGATTGCTCGTTACCAGATATATTAGAACCATTATTAATATCAGCCAAAGCGATCGCTCAAGAGCGAAAGCTAAAACTAATAACTGAAATCAAACAGAACTCACCCCCAGTCCGTGCCAACATCAAAGCATTGCAAGAGGTTTTAACTAACATTATTGATAATGCTTTGAAATACACTCCCACTGGTGGTAAAATTTCGATTCAGGCGGGGCAAGAAAAAGCTAATTTTCAGGGAATTGCGATCGGTGACAACGGGCCTGGCATTCCACCCGAAGATTTAGAACATCTTGGAGAACGGCATTATCGGGGTGTACAAGCGCAAACAGAAATCCCTGGTACTGGTTTAGGGTTAGCGATCGCTAAACAATTAATAGAGCAAATGCAGGGCGAAATCGAGGTTTTCAGCCCTGCAATCAACTCTCAGCTAACTTCACCCAATGCACCGGGAACTACTTTTATTATTTGGTTGCCAGAAGTTGAAAATTAG
- a CDS encoding DUF3155 domain-containing protein: MARRRKRKSRRRQEGRRILEHVPQYSIESGEEKPVTAARRFIQAEGILPPALLLVKRNEHTTDRYFWAEKGLFGAQYVEENHFLFPSLRVLEPSPGQEPLALASR; this comes from the coding sequence TTGGCAAGGAGACGCAAAAGGAAAAGTCGCCGTCGTCAGGAAGGACGGCGGATTTTGGAGCATGTGCCTCAATATAGCATCGAAAGTGGCGAAGAAAAACCTGTGACAGCAGCGAGAAGATTCATTCAAGCTGAAGGGATTTTGCCACCGGCGTTGCTACTCGTAAAGCGAAATGAACACACCACAGATCGTTATTTCTGGGCAGAAAAGGGACTCTTTGGTGCTCAATACGTAGAGGAAAACCATTTCTTGTTTCCTAGCTTGAGGGTGTTAGAACCTTCACCGGGTCAAGAACCTCTTGCTTTAGCTAGTCGGTGA
- a CDS encoding cofactor assembly of complex C subunit B encodes MDTAILPSTFLLTLLLSVGLFFFIRASTKDRIQTVQLVSEQDEAALMSQLKEYFRSRSYRVAEVDREQNKVTFEGNVRPSLFLAIFLTLLAATGIVCLSLVVYLLFPNLSILVLAMVMLSPLSGLFYWQKSGRLEKVSLKVETTRSEQTSSSKIAVVGHRDELSELQRTLQLKTGE; translated from the coding sequence ATGGATACTGCTATTCTGCCATCTACGTTTCTGCTCACCTTGTTGTTATCTGTTGGGCTGTTTTTCTTTATTCGTGCCTCGACTAAAGACCGCATACAAACAGTGCAACTAGTATCAGAGCAAGACGAAGCTGCTTTAATGTCTCAATTAAAAGAGTATTTTCGCTCCCGGTCTTACCGAGTGGCAGAGGTAGACCGAGAACAAAACAAAGTTACTTTTGAAGGTAATGTTCGCCCTAGTTTGTTTTTAGCTATATTTTTAACCCTGCTGGCAGCGACTGGGATTGTTTGTCTATCACTAGTCGTATACCTGCTTTTTCCTAACCTCAGTATCCTTGTTCTGGCTATGGTAATGCTGTCGCCTTTAAGTGGTCTATTTTATTGGCAAAAATCTGGAAGACTTGAGAAGGTGTCGCTCAAAGTAGAAACAACTCGGAGCGAACAAACCTCCTCAAGTAAGATCGCTGTAGTTGGTCATCGAGATGAACTCAGCGAGTTACAGAGGACTCTACAGCTAAAAACTGGTGAATAA
- a CDS encoding PadR family transcriptional regulator — protein sequence MKLEDIYQFFENPPPTYLCQEVAVCYILSVLLQGESYGTELIEQLEIEYPTYRLSDTVLYSAIKFLEDQKAITGYWKKLEGRGRPRRMYQVSPEWQVQAQDLAFQWFNYINSRTK from the coding sequence ATGAAACTTGAGGATATATATCAATTCTTTGAGAATCCTCCGCCAACTTACCTTTGTCAGGAAGTAGCAGTCTGTTACATACTGTCTGTTTTATTACAAGGTGAATCCTACGGAACCGAGTTGATTGAGCAATTAGAAATTGAATATCCAACCTATCGGCTTTCGGATACCGTACTTTATAGTGCGATCAAATTTCTGGAAGACCAAAAGGCAATCACTGGATATTGGAAGAAACTGGAAGGACGAGGACGACCCAGACGAATGTACCAAGTTTCTCCAGAATGGCAAGTTCAAGCGCAGGATTTAGCATTTCAATGGTTTAACTACATCAACAGCAGAACAAAGTAA
- a CDS encoding DUF3611 family protein has translation MSQTPDAPSSSLRAIAQTFRLTGWISFWIQLVLGVVSSIIVLLFAVFNQRTGSPSNNPGTGFGVFLAICGLVVLGGGIYLAYRYTRIGKQLESSNPSNRPRKSETVQVLRLGLWVNLGGTLVTLLGAQAIVGTLVARSISPQAITTQLFDPTRIISGLDMLVVQANTNTVSAHFAGLIASLWLLNRINKP, from the coding sequence ATGTCACAGACTCCCGATGCTCCATCATCTTCTCTGCGGGCAATTGCCCAAACCTTTCGCCTTACAGGTTGGATTAGCTTCTGGATTCAGCTAGTACTAGGCGTTGTTTCTAGCATAATTGTGTTGCTATTCGCCGTCTTTAATCAAAGAACTGGTAGTCCTAGTAATAATCCGGGGACTGGCTTTGGCGTATTTTTAGCAATTTGTGGACTGGTTGTTTTGGGTGGGGGCATTTATTTAGCTTACCGTTACACTAGAATTGGCAAGCAATTGGAATCGTCTAATCCCAGCAATCGCCCTCGGAAAAGCGAGACTGTGCAAGTATTACGCTTAGGGCTGTGGGTGAATTTAGGGGGAACACTGGTGACTCTTTTAGGCGCGCAAGCGATCGTTGGGACACTGGTAGCAAGATCCATCTCTCCCCAAGCTATAACTACGCAATTGTTTGACCCTACTCGGATTATTAGCGGTCTAGATATGCTTGTGGTACAGGCAAATACCAACACTGTATCAGCCCATTTTGCAGGACTTATAGCGTCACTTTGGTTACTAAATCGCATCAATAAACCATAA
- the serS gene encoding serine--tRNA ligase, producing MLDIKQIRENPQLVQERLNSRSGKYDIEPILQLDRQQRELEGTRSQLQARSNEIGKIVGQKIKSGINPQDPEIQALRDEGNSVKATLSELEPQEKDLKAQIAQLVLALPNLPSDSTPLGKNEEDNVEVRRWGDEYIPQNPNIIPHWEIGEKLGILNVERAVKVAQSRFVALVGAGAALERALIQFMLTLHTQAGYVEVSPPLLVNTESLTATGQLPKFAEESFKCADDDLWLIPTAEVPVTNLYRGEILAAEELPIYHCAFTPCFRREAGSYGRDMRGLIRLHQFNKVEMVKFVEPSTSFDELEKLVGNAEAILQALRLPYRVVNLSTGDLGFASTKTYDLEVWLPSSGKYREISSCSNTIDFQARRADIRFKEAGKKGTQFVHTLNGSGLAVGRTMAAILENYQQPDGTVRIPEALQPYLGREVL from the coding sequence GTGCTGGATATCAAGCAAATACGGGAAAATCCGCAATTAGTTCAGGAACGATTGAATAGTCGTAGTGGTAAATACGACATTGAACCGATTTTACAGTTAGATCGGCAACAACGGGAACTAGAGGGGACACGCAGTCAACTCCAAGCCCGGAGCAACGAAATCGGTAAAATTGTTGGGCAGAAGATTAAATCTGGGATTAACCCTCAAGACCCAGAAATTCAAGCTTTGCGCGATGAAGGCAACTCTGTCAAAGCAACGTTGAGCGAACTGGAACCCCAGGAAAAAGACCTCAAAGCTCAAATTGCTCAACTTGTGTTGGCACTTCCCAATTTACCAAGCGACTCTACACCCCTTGGTAAGAATGAAGAAGATAACGTAGAAGTGCGCCGTTGGGGTGATGAGTATATTCCCCAAAATCCGAATATTATTCCTCACTGGGAAATAGGCGAAAAGCTAGGTATTCTCAATGTTGAACGGGCTGTAAAAGTAGCCCAAAGTCGCTTTGTGGCTTTGGTAGGCGCTGGTGCGGCATTGGAAAGGGCATTGATTCAATTTATGCTGACTCTCCATACTCAAGCTGGATATGTGGAAGTCAGTCCGCCTCTGTTAGTGAATACCGAGTCTTTGACAGCGACCGGTCAATTACCCAAGTTTGCGGAAGAAAGCTTTAAGTGCGCTGATGATGACTTGTGGTTGATTCCGACGGCAGAGGTTCCAGTTACAAATCTCTACCGAGGGGAAATTCTCGCTGCTGAAGAATTGCCTATTTACCACTGCGCTTTTACTCCCTGTTTTCGCCGCGAAGCTGGGAGCTATGGGCGCGATATGCGGGGGTTAATTCGCCTACATCAGTTCAATAAGGTGGAAATGGTGAAATTTGTCGAACCGAGTACGTCTTTTGATGAACTGGAGAAATTGGTGGGGAATGCAGAAGCAATTTTACAAGCGTTGCGGTTGCCTTATCGAGTCGTAAATTTAAGTACTGGGGATTTGGGATTTGCTTCTACCAAAACTTATGATTTAGAGGTTTGGTTGCCCTCTTCTGGGAAATATCGCGAAATTTCTAGCTGTTCCAATACTATAGATTTCCAAGCGCGACGGGCTGATATTCGCTTCAAGGAGGCTGGGAAAAAAGGAACTCAGTTCGTACATACCCTGAATGGTTCGGGTTTAGCGGTGGGACGAACTATGGCTGCAATTTTGGAGAATTATCAACAACCTGATGGGACGGTGAGGATACCAGAAGCGCTGCAACCTTATTTGGGACGTGAAGTATTGTGA